A genome region from Coffea arabica cultivar ET-39 chromosome 7e, Coffea Arabica ET-39 HiFi, whole genome shotgun sequence includes the following:
- the LOC113702461 gene encoding probable CoA ligase CCL11, giving the protein MRRREALAERLERKFSIIFLSFIHLFMDKFKPRLANSSPLTPLTFLERAAIVYGDCTSIVHNTTTTYTWSETYTRCLKIASSILSLGIKRGDVVSVIAPNIPAMYELQFAVPMAGAVLNNINTRLDARTISVLLQHCESKLVFVDYYLRSIVLDAVSMFPQHLTAPVLVLIEDDDADMEVEPSLSRIHGFLDASYEGLVKKSNIDEFEWVRPNNEWDPMTLNYTSGTTSSPKGVVHSHRSLFIITFDSLVNWSVPKQPIYLWTLPMFHSNGWSYTWGMAAVGGTNICLRRVDAGIIYACVGLHDVTHMCGAPVVLNMIANSSHAKSLKNPVHFLTGGAPPPATVVLRTESLGFVVSHGYGLTEVAGVVVSCAWKPMWNALPATERAKLKARQGVRTLGMTEVDVVEPETGVSVKKDGSSMGEIVLRGGCLMLGYLKNPEGTSRCLRENGWLYTGDVGVMHPDGYLEIKDRSKDIIISGGENVSSVEVESVLYTNPVVNEAAVVAKPDDYWGETPCAFVSLKENVRKKPREKDIIEFCRARLPHYMVPKNVVFMDELPKTATGKIQKFSLRDVAKKIGMLPQAAAVISRM; this is encoded by the coding sequence ATGAGAAGGAGAGAGGCATTGGCAGAAAGATTGGAGAGAAAATTTTCGATTATCTTcctttcattcattcatttattcatgGATAAATTCAAACCCCGTCTTGCAAATTCATCTCCATTAACCCCATTAACATTTTTGGAAAGAGCTGCCATTGTTTATGGAGACTGTACTTCCATAGTTCACAACACCACCACCACCTACACCTGGTCAGAAACCTATACTCGCTGCCTCAAAATCGCTTCCTCCATTTTATCCCTCGGCATCAAAAGGGGCGATGTAGTTTCCGTGATCGCCCCGAATATCCCAGCTATGTACGAGCTCCAATTCGCTGTCCCAATGGCGGGTGCTGTCCTCAACAACATCAACACCCGGTTGGACGCGAGAACCATTTCTGTTCTCCTCCAACACTGCGAATCAAAGCTCGTGTTCGTGGACTACTATCTTAGATCAATAGTCTTGGATGCAGTTTCCATGTTCCCACAACATTTGACGGCCCCAGTGCTCGTCCTCATTGAGGATGATGATGCTGATATGGAAGTGGAACCCTCATTGTCAAGAATTCATGGTTTTCTTGATGCTAGTTATGAGGGTTTGGTGAAGAAATCAAATATTGACGAGTTTGAGTGGGTCAGACCTAATAATGAGTGGGATCCAATGACGCTGAATTACACCTCTGGCACGACCTCATCGCCCAAAGGTGTGGTGCATTCGCATAGATccctcttcatcatcactttcgaTTCTCTAGTAAATTGGTCAGtcccaaaacaacccatttatTTATGGACTCTTCCTATGTTCCACTCCAACGGGTGGAGCTACACTTGGGGGATGGCCGCCGTGGGCGGCACAAATATTTGCCTTCGAAGAGTCGACGCTGGAATAATATACGCATGCGTAGGATTGCACGATGTCACACACATGTGTGGTGCACCCGTGGTGCTGAACATGATAGCAAATTCTTCCCATGCAAAGTCGCTCAAAAACCCCGTGCATTTCCTCACTGGCGGTGCACCTCCACCTGCCACCGTGGTTCTTCGGACGGAGTCTTTAGGATTTGTTGTTAGTCATGGATATGGATTGACTGAGGTGGCCGGAGTAGTTGTTTCTTGTGCATGGAAGCCGATGTGGAATGCATTGCCGGCTACCGAGAGGGCTAAGTTGAAAGCAAGGCAAGGAGTGAGGACTCTGGGGATGACTGAGGTGGACGTGGTGGAGCCGGAGACAGGCGTTAGTGTGAAGAAAGATGGGTCGAGCATGGGTGAAATTGTACTTAGAGGTGGATGTTTAATGCTGGGGTATCTCAAAAACCCTGAGGGGACCTCAAGATGCTTGAGGGAAAATGGTTGGCTTTATACAGGAGATGTTGGGGTGATGCATCCAGATGGGTACTTAGAAATTAAGGACAGATCAAAGGATATTATCATCAGCGGTGGGGAGAATGTGAGCAGTGTTGAAGTTGAGTCTGTGTTGTATACCAATCCTGTGGTGAATGAGGCTGCTGTCGTGGCTAAGCCTGATGATTATTGGGGTGAAACGCCATGTGCTTTTGTGAGTTTGAAGGAGAATGTAAGGAAAAAGCCCAGAGAAAAGGATATTATTGAGTTTTGTAGAGCAAGGTTACCTCATTATATGGTGCCTAAGAATGTGGTTTTCATGGATGAGCTTCCTAAGACTGCTACAGGAAAGATTCAGAAGTTCAGCCTCAGAGATGTTGCCAAGAAAATTGGGATGTTGCCACAAGCTGCAGCAGTAATAAGTCGGATGTAA